A genomic segment from Equus przewalskii isolate Varuska chromosome X, EquPr2, whole genome shotgun sequence encodes:
- the FAM120C gene encoding constitutive coactivator of PPAR-gamma-like protein 2 isoform X2: MGVQGFQEFLEKRCPGAVVPVDLLKLARTVSRQQQQHQHRQLPPTVALAPGAPRAARGSAPLQPPLPPAALGAYSGGAGPTRHHHPGHHFHHHGQAHPGLHPPPPPPPLPGARVLVDAGSALPRLYGGYQTDWVCGGQWNAMLGYLSALCQACAYPGGDGLELVVMFPGGLGKDRLAEWGRRCQAERQTAQLIVGHVGNKGTPPPRAWFLPPACLSHCVRLALIRFRVKQAAML, encoded by the exons ATGGGCGTCCAGGGCTTCCAAGAGTTCCTTGAGAAGCGCTGTCCCGGGGCCGTGGTACCCGTGGACCTCCTCAAACTCGCGCGCACGGTCTCgcgccagcagcagcagcaccagcatcgCCAGCTGCCACCTACGGTAGCTCTAGCGCCTGGGGCTCCACGCGCCGCCAGGGGCTCCGCTCCTCTGCAACCGCCGCTCCCGCCCGCTGCCTTGGGTGCCTACTCCGGGGGCGCGGGGCCGACTCGGCACCATCACCCCGGTCACCACTTCCACCACCACGGCCAGGCGCACCCCGGGCTGCACCCGCCGCCGCCACCCCCTCCGCTGCCCGGGGCCCGGGTGCTGGTGGACGCGGGCTCGGCGCTGCCGCGGCTTTATGGCGGCTACCAGACGGATTGGGTGTGTGGCGGCCAATGGAACGCCATGCTGGGCTACTTGTCAGCGCTGTGCCAGGCTTGTGCCTATCCCGGCGGCGACGGCCTGGAGCTGGTGGTCATGTTCCCCGGGGGCCTGGGCAAGGACCGGCTGGCCGAGTGGGGCCGTCGGTGCCAGGCCGAGCGGCAGACAGCGCAACTGATCGTGGGACACGTGGGCAACAAGGGCACCCCTCCTCCACGGGCCTGGTTCCTGCCACCGGCCTGCCTGAGCCACTGCGTGAGGCTAGCACTCATCCGCTTCCGGGTCAAG caagctgccatgttgtga